A single genomic interval of Croceibacter atlanticus HTCC2559 harbors:
- a CDS encoding methionine aminotransferase, with the protein MSLVHTKLPNTETSIFSVMSKMANEYNALNLSQGFPNFESDPELIALVERAMINGHNQYAPMPGDIFLRERIIEKTNTLHNSNYTSEENITVTAGATQAIFTAIAATIHRNDEVIIFTPAYDCYAPSVELFGGVVKAIQLKAPHFTPDWNIVKDTITDKTKMVIINTPHNPTGTIWSEEDMLTLQSLLKNTNILLLSDEVYEHLIYDNAIHYSAAKFEDLRQRSFITASFGKTFHNTGWKMGYCIAPKELTKEFQKVHQYNVFSVNAPIQKALATYLNDASHYLKLSDFYQQKRDFFLKQIQSSRFKFTPAKGTYFQSLDFSEITTESDVVFAERLTKDYGLATIPTSVFNKNKEDFKLLRVCFAKTDNTLEKAASILNSI; encoded by the coding sequence ATGTCTTTAGTTCATACCAAACTACCAAATACAGAAACTTCAATCTTCTCAGTAATGAGTAAGATGGCTAATGAATATAATGCATTAAATCTTTCTCAAGGGTTTCCAAATTTCGAAAGTGATCCAGAGCTTATTGCATTAGTTGAGCGCGCTATGATAAATGGCCATAACCAATATGCGCCAATGCCAGGCGATATTTTCTTAAGAGAACGTATTATTGAGAAAACAAATACGTTACATAACAGCAACTATACTTCAGAAGAAAACATTACTGTTACAGCTGGTGCAACCCAAGCTATTTTTACAGCAATTGCAGCAACAATACATAGAAACGACGAGGTAATTATATTTACGCCTGCATATGATTGTTACGCACCATCTGTAGAGTTGTTTGGTGGTGTGGTTAAAGCAATACAGTTGAAAGCTCCTCATTTTACACCAGACTGGAATATAGTTAAAGATACCATTACAGATAAAACTAAGATGGTTATCATAAATACACCTCATAATCCTACTGGTACTATTTGGAGTGAAGAAGATATGCTCACTTTACAATCATTACTGAAAAATACAAACATACTTTTATTGAGTGATGAGGTGTATGAGCATTTAATTTATGATAATGCTATACATTATAGCGCTGCAAAATTTGAAGATTTAAGACAACGTAGTTTTATAACAGCTTCTTTTGGAAAAACATTTCATAACACTGGCTGGAAAATGGGCTACTGTATAGCGCCTAAAGAGTTAACTAAAGAGTTTCAAAAAGTACACCAGTACAATGTTTTTTCAGTAAACGCACCTATACAGAAAGCACTAGCAACGTATTTAAATGATGCATCACATTACTTGAAGCTGAGTGACTTTTATCAGCAAAAAAGAGACTTTTTCTTAAAGCAAATACAATCATCTCGATTTAAATTTACACCTGCTAAAGGCACGTATTTTCAATCATTAGATTTTTCTGAGATAACAACTGAAAGTGATGTTGTGTTTGCCGAGCGCTTAACAAAAGACTACGGTTTGGCAACAATACCAACTTCAGTCTTCAATAAAAATAAAGAAGATTTTAAATTGTTAAGAGTATGTTTTGCCAAAACTGATAACACGTTAGAAAAAGCAGCCAGCATACTTAATAGTATTTAA
- a CDS encoding fumarate reductase/succinate dehydrogenase flavoprotein subunit: MSILDSKLPQGELAKKWTNHKNSINLVNPANKRNIDVIIIGTGLAGGSAAATLAELGYNVKTFCYQDSPRRAHSIAAQGGINAAKNYQGDGDSTYRLFYDTVKGGDYRSREENVYRLAEVSANIIDQCVAQGVPFAREYGGLLDNRSFGGVLVSRTFYAKGQTGQQLLLGAYAAMNRQINRGKIKSYTRHEMLDVVKIDGKARGIIARDLKTGKIERHSAHAVVIASGGYGNVFFLSTNAMGSNVTAAWKAHKRGAFFANPCYTQIHPTCIPVSGDHQSKLTLMSESLRNDGRIWVPKHIEDVKKIREGKLKPTDLKQEDRDYYLERRYPSFGNLVPRDVASRAAKERCDAGYGVNKTGQAVYLDFASAIQRYGKEAAATQKISNPSEAKIKELGKEVIENKYGNLFQMYEKIVDENPYETPMKIYPAVHYTMGGIWVDYNLQTTVPGLFATGEANFSDHGANRLGASALMQGLADGYFVLPYTIGNYLADDIRTGPIPTDTKEFDEAEKLQVDRLNKLANNNGTKSVDHFHKKLGLIMWNKCGMSRNAKDLESAISEIKELREEFYRDVKVPGDANEMNQELEKAGRVADFLELGELFAKDALHRNESCGGHFREEYQTEEGEAMRDDENFMYVAAWEYKGEPSAAVLHKENLEYENIEVKTRSYK, from the coding sequence ATGTCAATATTAGATTCAAAATTACCACAAGGCGAACTTGCCAAAAAGTGGACCAATCATAAGAATAGCATTAACCTAGTTAACCCAGCTAACAAACGTAATATAGATGTTATCATCATAGGTACTGGTTTAGCAGGTGGATCTGCTGCTGCTACTTTAGCTGAATTAGGCTATAATGTAAAAACATTTTGTTACCAGGATTCTCCAAGACGTGCGCACTCTATTGCTGCACAAGGTGGTATTAATGCTGCCAAAAACTATCAAGGAGATGGTGACTCTACCTACCGTTTATTTTATGACACTGTAAAAGGTGGCGATTACCGTTCTCGTGAAGAGAATGTATACCGATTAGCTGAAGTTTCTGCTAATATTATTGACCAATGTGTTGCACAAGGTGTTCCTTTTGCACGTGAGTATGGAGGTCTTTTGGACAACCGTTCTTTTGGTGGTGTATTAGTATCGCGTACGTTTTATGCTAAAGGACAAACAGGACAACAATTGCTTCTTGGTGCATACGCAGCAATGAACAGACAAATAAACCGCGGTAAAATAAAATCTTACACACGTCATGAAATGCTTGACGTTGTAAAAATTGATGGCAAAGCACGTGGTATTATTGCTCGTGATTTAAAGACAGGAAAAATTGAACGCCACTCAGCACATGCTGTAGTAATTGCTTCTGGTGGTTACGGTAACGTATTTTTCCTATCTACAAACGCAATGGGTAGTAACGTAACAGCTGCTTGGAAAGCTCACAAGCGTGGTGCATTCTTTGCAAACCCTTGCTACACACAAATACACCCAACGTGTATTCCTGTTTCTGGAGATCACCAATCAAAATTAACATTAATGTCTGAGTCTCTTAGAAACGATGGTCGTATCTGGGTACCAAAACATATTGAAGATGTTAAGAAGATTAGAGAAGGTAAATTAAAACCAACAGATTTAAAGCAAGAAGATCGTGACTATTACTTAGAGCGTCGTTACCCATCTTTTGGTAACTTAGTTCCTAGAGATGTTGCTTCTCGTGCCGCTAAAGAACGTTGTGATGCTGGTTATGGTGTTAATAAAACTGGACAAGCAGTATACCTAGATTTTGCTTCTGCAATACAACGTTATGGTAAAGAAGCTGCAGCTACTCAAAAAATAAGCAACCCTTCTGAAGCTAAAATAAAAGAATTAGGAAAAGAAGTTATCGAGAACAAGTACGGTAACTTATTCCAAATGTATGAGAAGATTGTAGATGAGAATCCATATGAAACTCCAATGAAAATTTATCCAGCTGTTCATTACACTATGGGTGGTATTTGGGTAGATTATAACTTACAAACTACAGTGCCAGGATTATTTGCTACAGGTGAAGCTAACTTTAGTGATCACGGTGCAAACAGATTAGGTGCAAGTGCCTTAATGCAAGGTTTGGCAGATGGTTATTTTGTATTGCCATATACAATTGGTAATTATTTAGCAGATGATATTCGTACGGGACCAATTCCTACAGACACTAAGGAGTTTGATGAAGCTGAAAAACTACAAGTTGACCGTTTAAATAAATTAGCAAACAACAATGGAACAAAATCTGTAGACCACTTTCATAAAAAGCTTGGGCTTATTATGTGGAACAAGTGTGGGATGAGCAGAAATGCTAAAGATCTTGAGTCTGCAATCTCCGAAATTAAGGAGTTGCGTGAAGAATTTTATAGAGATGTAAAAGTTCCTGGAGATGCAAATGAAATGAATCAAGAGCTTGAAAAAGCTGGAAGAGTAGCAGACTTCTTAGAGCTAGGAGAGCTTTTTGCTAAAGATGCACTACATAGAAATGAATCTTGTGGAGGTCACTTTAGAGAAGAGTACCAAACAGAAGAAGGTGAAGCAATGCGTGATGATGAAAACTTCATGTACGTAGCTGCTTGGGAGTACAAAGGTGAACCAAGCGCCGCAGTACTACATAAAGAGAACTTGGAGTACGAAAATATTGAAGTTAAAACCAGAAGTTACAAATAA
- a CDS encoding aminopeptidase P family protein gives MKYDPINPKLFIKNRKNFMAQMKPSSLAIFNSNDIYPVGADSTMPFNQARDIFYLSGVDQEESILVLFPDAPKEKHREILFLKETNEHIAVWEGEKLTKEKALETTGIKTVYWLKEFDKILFEVMTQCDTVYINTNEHYRANIETETREARFVKGLLEKYPAHSVAKSNPILQRLRSVKDQIELDIMQQACNITEKGFRRLLNFVKPGVWEYNIEAELMHEFLNNRSKGFAYTPIVASGNNANVLHYIENNQQCKDGDLILLDVGAEYANYSSDMSRTIPVGGKFTKRQKEVYNAVNKVKNDATKLLVPGAYWEEYHVEVGKMMTSALIDLGLLNKADVKNENPDWPAYKKYFMHGTSHHIGLDTHDYGLLHEPMQANNVFTVEPGIYIPEEGFGIRLEDDLVIQENGEPFNLMGNIPIEADEIEEIMNS, from the coding sequence ATGAAGTACGACCCAATTAATCCGAAATTATTTATTAAGAACCGTAAAAATTTTATGGCTCAGATGAAACCATCTAGCCTTGCAATTTTTAATTCTAATGATATATATCCTGTAGGTGCAGATAGTACCATGCCCTTTAACCAAGCAAGAGATATCTTTTACTTGAGTGGTGTAGACCAAGAAGAAAGTATTTTAGTATTATTTCCAGATGCTCCAAAAGAAAAACATAGAGAAATATTATTTCTAAAAGAAACTAACGAGCACATTGCTGTTTGGGAAGGAGAAAAGCTAACAAAAGAAAAAGCCTTAGAGACTACAGGCATAAAAACGGTGTATTGGCTTAAAGAGTTTGATAAAATTCTTTTTGAAGTTATGACTCAATGTGATACTGTATATATAAATACAAATGAGCATTACCGCGCAAATATTGAAACAGAAACTCGAGAAGCACGATTTGTAAAAGGATTATTAGAAAAATATCCAGCACATAGTGTTGCTAAAAGTAATCCTATCTTACAACGATTACGCTCTGTGAAAGACCAGATAGAGTTAGATATAATGCAACAGGCATGTAATATCACAGAAAAAGGATTCCGTAGGTTATTAAACTTTGTGAAGCCTGGTGTTTGGGAATATAATATAGAGGCAGAGCTTATGCATGAGTTCTTAAACAATCGCTCTAAAGGGTTTGCATACACACCAATTGTTGCCAGTGGTAATAATGCTAATGTTTTACATTATATAGAAAATAACCAACAGTGTAAAGATGGCGATTTAATACTTTTAGATGTAGGAGCAGAGTATGCTAATTACAGTAGTGATATGTCTCGTACAATTCCTGTAGGTGGTAAATTTACCAAGCGCCAAAAAGAAGTTTACAATGCAGTAAATAAAGTAAAAAATGATGCAACTAAACTATTGGTGCCAGGAGCATATTGGGAAGAGTATCACGTAGAAGTTGGTAAGATGATGACATCTGCATTGATTGATTTAGGTTTGTTAAATAAAGCCGATGTGAAAAATGAAAACCCAGACTGGCCAGCATACAAAAAGTATTTTATGCACGGTACCTCTCACCACATAGGGTTAGATACGCATGATTATGGTTTACTTCATGAGCCAATGCAGGCAAATAATGTATTTACTGTAGAGCCAGGAATTTATATTCCAGAAGAAGGATTTGGTATTCGATTAGAAGATGATTTGGTTATACAAGAAAATGGCGAACCATTTAATTTAATGGGCAACATTCCTATTGAAGCAGATGAGATTGAAGAGATAATGAATAGCTAA
- a CDS encoding WD40/YVTN/BNR-like repeat-containing protein yields MIKPYLTTIACIGLALTSFAQTKATSAQTIKESLQQKATMMETSIVKNVPFENIGPTVMSGRVVDVDVNPNMPSEFYVAYASGGLWYTHNNGTTFTPIMDNSDTQNLGDIAVDWKNGTIWVGTGENNSSRSSYAGIGILKSTDKGETWVNKGLLDSHHIGRIRINPNNPDEVVVAAVGHLYSENEERGVYKTTDGGTTWNKTLYVNSESGIIDLAVSPENFNIQFAASWDKDRKAWNFDGSGEGSGIYKSTDAGNTWEKISLKGSGFPTGQGVGRIGLAVYDDNTVYAVHDSQFRREKTSKNEDNTSGKLKKDDFKAMTAQTFLSLEDKKLNAYLKENGFQEKYRAENVKQMVRTGSVKPVDLAKYLEDANSLLFDTPVVGAEVYRSNDGGKSWTKMNEDYIDDLFYSYGYYFAQIQVNPKNKDHIYISGVPILKSKDGGKTFISISAENVHADHHALWINPNNPNHLINGNDGGVNITYDDGENWIKANQPSVGQFYAIQVDNETPYNVYGGLQDNGVWVGAHNAPEDKSWHQEGQYPWKSIMGGDGMQIQVDNRDHNIVYTGFQFGNYFRINRETGEQAYIQPKHELGETPYRFNWQTPILLSSHNQDILYLGGNKLMRSMNQGKDFTAISGDLTNGGKKGNVAYGTLTTIDESEFQFGLLYTGSDDGLVHVSNNAGGNWRNISKTLPQDLWVSRVEASSHKKERVYVTLNGYRFDDFGAYVYMSNDYGTTWEDISSNLPASPINVIVEDPENEDVLYLGTDNGAYVSFNNGEKWEAFSEGLPNVAVHDIKIQTEAKDLLLGTHGRSIYKTNIEPLQSFDSNKDNTLIVYEIEDIRKSSRWGSSWSSWLDAYEPSLPIKFYTNANGDYTLKVLSKDDKTLFSKAINASKGFNYANYNLTLSDSGVKHLRKEDKDLNLEKASNGNYYLPKGTYTIEISGNGKTQTNLFKVK; encoded by the coding sequence ATGATTAAACCATATCTTACCACGATAGCTTGTATTGGTCTCGCACTTACAAGTTTTGCACAAACCAAAGCAACATCTGCTCAAACAATTAAAGAATCTTTACAGCAAAAAGCAACTATGATGGAAACTTCCATCGTAAAAAATGTTCCTTTTGAAAACATAGGACCAACAGTTATGAGTGGCCGTGTTGTAGATGTAGATGTTAATCCAAATATGCCGTCTGAGTTTTATGTAGCCTATGCTAGTGGCGGTCTTTGGTATACGCATAATAATGGCACCACATTCACGCCAATTATGGATAATAGTGATACTCAAAACCTAGGTGATATTGCAGTAGACTGGAAAAACGGAACAATATGGGTTGGTACAGGAGAAAATAACTCTTCTCGCTCCAGTTATGCTGGTATAGGTATTTTAAAAAGTACAGACAAAGGTGAAACTTGGGTTAACAAAGGCTTATTAGACTCACATCACATAGGCCGAATACGTATAAACCCTAATAATCCAGATGAAGTTGTGGTTGCTGCAGTAGGACATTTATATTCAGAAAATGAAGAGCGTGGTGTATACAAAACAACCGATGGCGGTACAACTTGGAATAAAACCTTATACGTTAATTCTGAAAGTGGCATCATTGACCTGGCTGTATCTCCAGAAAATTTTAATATTCAATTTGCTGCGTCTTGGGATAAAGACAGAAAAGCTTGGAATTTTGACGGAAGCGGTGAAGGTTCTGGAATTTATAAAAGTACCGATGCAGGAAACACTTGGGAGAAGATTTCCCTTAAAGGCTCTGGATTTCCAACAGGACAAGGTGTAGGAAGGATAGGCCTTGCTGTTTACGATGACAATACAGTTTATGCTGTACACGATAGTCAATTCCGAAGAGAAAAGACATCTAAAAATGAAGACAACACTTCTGGGAAACTTAAGAAGGATGACTTTAAAGCAATGACCGCACAAACCTTCTTATCTTTAGAAGACAAGAAACTAAATGCTTACCTTAAAGAAAATGGGTTTCAAGAAAAATACAGAGCAGAAAATGTAAAACAAATGGTACGTACAGGCTCTGTAAAACCTGTAGATCTTGCTAAGTATTTAGAAGATGCAAATTCATTATTATTTGACACACCAGTGGTTGGAGCAGAAGTATACAGAAGCAATGATGGCGGAAAGAGTTGGACTAAAATGAATGAAGATTATATTGATGATCTCTTTTACAGCTATGGTTACTACTTTGCGCAAATACAAGTAAATCCAAAAAACAAAGACCATATTTATATATCTGGCGTACCAATACTAAAATCTAAAGATGGTGGTAAAACATTTATAAGCATAAGTGCAGAAAATGTACACGCAGATCATCATGCACTTTGGATAAACCCAAACAATCCTAACCACCTAATTAATGGTAATGATGGTGGTGTAAACATTACATATGATGATGGTGAAAATTGGATTAAAGCCAACCAACCATCTGTTGGTCAATTTTATGCTATACAGGTAGATAATGAAACACCATACAATGTATATGGTGGCTTACAGGATAATGGTGTATGGGTTGGTGCTCATAATGCTCCAGAAGATAAATCTTGGCACCAAGAAGGACAATATCCTTGGAAGAGTATAATGGGTGGCGATGGTATGCAAATACAAGTAGATAACAGAGATCACAATATAGTTTACACAGGTTTCCAATTTGGAAATTATTTTAGAATAAACAGAGAAACTGGTGAGCAAGCTTATATTCAACCTAAACATGAACTAGGAGAAACACCTTACAGGTTTAATTGGCAAACACCTATTTTGTTAAGTTCCCACAATCAAGATATTTTATATTTAGGAGGCAACAAACTAATGCGCTCTATGAATCAAGGTAAAGATTTTACTGCTATATCTGGAGATCTTACTAATGGCGGCAAGAAAGGTAATGTTGCTTACGGAACATTAACAACTATAGATGAGTCTGAATTTCAATTTGGATTACTTTATACTGGTAGCGATGATGGATTAGTTCATGTTAGCAATAACGCTGGTGGCAACTGGAGAAATATTTCTAAAACTTTACCTCAAGATTTATGGGTTAGCAGAGTTGAAGCTTCTTCACATAAAAAAGAACGTGTTTATGTAACACTTAACGGGTATAGGTTTGATGATTTTGGAGCTTATGTATATATGAGCAATGACTACGGAACTACATGGGAAGACATAAGCAGCAACCTACCTGCATCTCCTATAAATGTCATTGTTGAGGATCCAGAAAATGAAGACGTGTTATATCTAGGAACAGACAATGGTGCTTATGTTAGTTTTAATAATGGCGAAAAGTGGGAAGCTTTTTCAGAAGGTTTACCAAATGTCGCAGTACACGATATTAAAATACAAACCGAAGCTAAAGATTTGCTTTTAGGTACTCACGGTCGTAGTATTTACAAAACAAACATTGAACCTTTACAAAGTTTTGACAGTAATAAAGACAATACTTTAATTGTCTATGAAATAGAAGATATTAGAAAGTCATCACGTTGGGGAAGCTCTTGGAGCTCTTGGTTAGATGCCTATGAGCCTAGCTTACCAATTAAATTTTATACCAATGCTAATGGTGATTATACCTTAAAGGTTCTTTCTAAAGATGATAAGACACTATTCTCTAAAGCTATAAATGCTTCAAAAGGGTTTAACTATGCTAATTATAATCTAACCTTATCAGATTCTGGTGTAAAACATTTACGCAAAGAAGACAAAGATCTAAATCTTGAAAAAGCATCTAATGGAAATTACTATTTACCTAAAGGAACCTATACTATCGAAATTTCTGGGAATGGTAAAACACAAACTAATCTCTTTAAAGTGAAATAG
- a CDS encoding succinate dehydrogenase cytochrome b subunit, protein MGVNSSSIARKVAMALSGLFLVFFLAQHFTINMMSVISPDLFNETSHFMGTNFVVQFLLQPVLIFGVLFHFIMGFILEYRNRNARGISYVSFKGNENSTWVSRNMIYSGLVVLAFLGLHFYDFWVPEIIYKYVDVSEAVEDRYFPELVHKFESPVRTGLYVISFVFLALHLFHGFASSMQSLGWTKGYRGAFSKFAKAYAIVIPAGFVFIALYHHLVSVPNLHDNEVVLLIQQAFQSLI, encoded by the coding sequence ATGGGAGTTAATTCCTCTTCTATCGCTAGAAAAGTTGCTATGGCACTTTCTGGTTTGTTTCTTGTTTTTTTCCTAGCTCAACATTTTACTATTAATATGATGTCCGTTATAAGTCCAGACTTATTTAACGAAACCTCTCATTTTATGGGTACAAACTTTGTTGTTCAATTTTTACTACAGCCTGTATTAATATTCGGTGTGCTCTTTCATTTTATAATGGGCTTCATTTTAGAATATAGAAACAGAAATGCACGTGGTATTAGTTATGTAAGTTTTAAAGGCAACGAAAATTCTACTTGGGTATCTCGTAATATGATATATTCAGGATTAGTAGTATTAGCTTTTTTAGGCTTGCACTTTTATGATTTTTGGGTTCCAGAGATTATCTATAAATATGTAGATGTGTCTGAAGCTGTAGAGGATCGTTATTTCCCAGAGCTGGTACACAAATTTGAAAGTCCAGTAAGAACAGGACTATATGTTATTTCATTTGTGTTTTTAGCACTTCACCTTTTCCACGGCTTTGCATCTTCTATGCAATCTTTAGGCTGGACAAAAGGATACAGAGGTGCATTTAGCAAATTTGCCAAAGCTTACGCCATTGTAATACCTGCAGGATTTGTGTTTATAGCACTTTACCATCATTTGGTTTCTGTGCCTAACCTACACGACAATGAGGTTGTATTATTAATTCAGCAAGCGTTTCAATCATTAATATAG
- a CDS encoding SDR family NAD(P)-dependent oxidoreductase, translating into MKTALITGASSGIGRATAIALAKAGFSLILCGRRQERLDELKNKLSTLGRMHTLNFDIRDKEAVFKAIDSLPSDIKAIDVLINNAGNAHGLDPIEKGSLEDWDAMLDINVKGLLYVSKAILPGMLHRESGHIINVGSTAGKEVYPNGNVYCASKHAVDALNQAMRIDLNGKGIRVGAINPGMVETEFSKVRFKDDVERAEKVYQGFQPLKPEDVADIITFMVTRPYHVNIADLTVMCTAQASSTIVNKA; encoded by the coding sequence ATGAAAACAGCATTAATAACAGGCGCAAGTAGTGGTATTGGGCGCGCAACAGCAATCGCATTGGCAAAAGCAGGATTTAGCTTAATTCTTTGCGGAAGACGACAAGAACGCTTAGATGAATTAAAAAATAAATTGAGCACATTGGGCAGAATGCATACGCTTAATTTTGACATAAGAGATAAAGAAGCCGTCTTTAAGGCTATTGATAGTTTGCCTTCAGATATTAAAGCTATAGATGTGCTTATAAACAATGCGGGAAATGCGCACGGTCTAGATCCTATTGAAAAAGGAAGTTTAGAAGATTGGGATGCCATGTTAGATATTAATGTAAAAGGCTTGTTGTATGTAAGTAAAGCTATTTTACCAGGAATGCTACATAGAGAATCAGGTCATATTATTAATGTAGGATCTACTGCAGGAAAAGAAGTATACCCCAATGGAAATGTGTATTGTGCCAGTAAACATGCTGTAGATGCACTAAACCAAGCAATGCGAATTGATCTTAATGGAAAAGGTATAAGAGTTGGTGCCATTAATCCTGGAATGGTAGAAACTGAGTTTAGTAAAGTGCGTTTTAAAGATGATGTAGAGAGAGCAGAAAAAGTATATCAAGGTTTTCAGCCATTAAAACCAGAAGATGTTGCAGATATTATAACGTTTATGGTAACAAGACCTTATCACGTAAATATTGCAGATCTTACAGTAATGTGCACTGCACAGGCTTCTAGTACCATAGTAAATAAAGCCTAA
- a CDS encoding succinate dehydrogenase/fumarate reductase iron-sulfur subunit, with product MKLTLKIWRQKNADTKGGIQTYNIDGIDGDMSFLEMLDVLNEELITKGDEPVEFDHDCREGICGSCSLQINGEPHGPDRLVTTCQLHMRMFNDGDTITIEPFRAKAFPVIKDLVVDRTSFDRIQQAGGYVSVNTSGNTQDANAIPIEKQNADDAFYAATCIGCGACVAACKNASAMLFTSAKVSQFALLPQGQVEATRRVLNMVEQMDKEGFGNCTNTGACEIECPKGISLENIARMNREYLNASVKES from the coding sequence ATGAAGTTGACACTTAAAATCTGGAGACAAAAGAATGCTGATACCAAAGGTGGTATACAGACCTATAATATAGACGGTATAGACGGTGATATGTCTTTCCTTGAAATGTTAGATGTTCTTAATGAAGAATTAATAACCAAAGGTGATGAGCCTGTTGAGTTTGATCACGATTGTCGTGAAGGAATTTGCGGTAGTTGCTCTTTACAAATTAATGGTGAGCCTCACGGTCCAGACCGATTAGTTACGACCTGTCAATTACACATGAGAATGTTTAATGATGGTGATACAATTACTATCGAGCCATTTAGAGCAAAGGCATTTCCTGTAATTAAAGATTTAGTAGTAGATCGCACATCTTTTGATCGTATACAGCAAGCAGGTGGTTACGTTTCTGTAAACACATCTGGTAACACTCAAGATGCAAATGCTATTCCTATAGAAAAGCAAAATGCAGATGATGCATTCTATGCAGCTACTTGTATTGGTTGTGGTGCTTGTGTAGCAGCTTGTAAAAATGCAAGTGCTATGTTGTTTACATCTGCTAAAGTAAGCCAGTTTGCATTGTTACCTCAAGGTCAAGTTGAAGCTACTCGCAGAGTTTTAAATATGGTAGAGCAAATGGACAAGGAAGGATTTGGTAACTGTACAAATACTGGAGCTTGTGAAATAGAATGCCCAAAAGGAATTTCTTTAGAAAACATTGCACGTATGAACCGCGAATATCTTAATGCAAGTGTAAAAGAATCTTAA
- a CDS encoding CARDB domain-containing protein, whose translation MNYTLKNIYKILTIVTLALFGFTTQAQADLTINGYLESGDEVANAGDRVSLEYVMRNLGNYDVEDPVVSFYLSEDPIVGGNDYFLESEDGSDLEAYEVEDESEQVPLPYNIPRGQYYVLLVIDPYDYVSERNEGNNVEAVPITIQ comes from the coding sequence ATGAATTATACACTCAAGAACATTTATAAAATACTAACTATTGTAACCTTAGCTTTGTTTGGTTTTACAACCCAAGCACAAGCAGACTTAACAATTAATGGTTATTTAGAATCTGGCGATGAGGTTGCTAATGCAGGAGATAGAGTTTCATTAGAGTACGTTATGCGTAATTTAGGAAATTATGATGTTGAAGATCCTGTAGTAAGCTTTTACCTTTCTGAAGATCCTATCGTAGGAGGCAATGATTATTTCTTAGAATCTGAAGATGGTTCAGACCTTGAAGCTTATGAGGTTGAAGATGAAAGTGAACAAGTTCCACTACCTTACAATATTCCTAGAGGACAATATTATGTGCTGTTAGTTATAGATCCTTACGATTACGTGTCAGAGCGCAACGAAGGAAATAATGTTGAAGCTGTACCAATCACAATTCAATAA